A genome region from Trachemys scripta elegans isolate TJP31775 chromosome 2, CAS_Tse_1.0, whole genome shotgun sequence includes the following:
- the LOC117873138 gene encoding LOW QUALITY PROTEIN: bone marrow proteoglycan-like (The sequence of the model RefSeq protein was modified relative to this genomic sequence to represent the inferred CDS: inserted 2 bases in 1 codon), producing the protein MKLSLLLALLGAVSARQLHEGAPEQEVPAEQGEEEPGELEPPCPTESESFKMTVPGQEGHTCRYVFVNNCKTFWNAQKVCARCYRGRLASIHNCATNHRLSCMVRGRTNHAQVWIGGYTSRWFFHVYPRWVDHSAWNYSNWARGNPWWFWKSCXTMCPVGGQWRSVSCGTHLPFICEY; encoded by the exons ATGAAGCTGTCCCTGCTGCTTGCCCTCCTGGGGGCCGTCTCTGCTCGCCAGCTCC ATGAGGGCGCCCCAGAGCAGGAGGTACCAGCCgagcagggcgaggaggagcccGGGGAGCTGGAGCCACCGTGCCCCACAGAGAGCGAGAGCTTCAAGATGACAGTGCCTGGCCAGGAGGGCCACACCTGTCGCTATGTGTTTGTGAACAATTGCAAGACATTTTGGAATGCCCAG aaaGTGTGTGCCCGCTGCTACCGCGGCCGCCTGGCCTCCATCCACAACTGTGCGACCAACCACCGCCTGAGCTGCATGGTGCGTGGCCGCACCAACCACGCCCAGGTGTGGATCGGGGGCTACACCTCCCGCTGG ttCTTTCATGTGTACCCCCGCTGGGTTGACCACAGTGCCTGGAACTACTCCAACTGGGCCAGAGGGAACCCCTGGTGGTTTTGGAAATCGTG CACCATGTGCCCTGTAG gtGGTCAATGGAGAAGCGTCAGCTGCGGGACTCACCTGCCCTTTATCTGCGAGTACTGA